The following coding sequences lie in one Mycobacterium gordonae genomic window:
- a CDS encoding metal ABC transporter solute-binding protein, Zn/Mn family, with translation MRLAVCLVCATTLTGCASGGPEHPGAVAVVASTEVWGSVARAVAGGHIVVKSILSGADVDPHSYQATPADAAALTDADLVIYNGGGYDPWVDRVLAGHPGIHAIDAYSFLPPAREAPDEHVFYNLAVAKAVAITIAERLAIIDPLKSADYRANAAQFGRGADAIASSERAIATRYPATGVIATEPVVHYLLTAAGLTDRTPVGFAMADEDGADPAPTDMASALDLINRRQVAALLVNPQTATAATADLQAAARQSGVPVTEVSESLPSGSDYLSWQRTTVAQLTAALQSAAGR, from the coding sequence ATGCGGCTTGCGGTCTGCCTGGTCTGCGCCACCACTTTGACGGGTTGCGCGTCGGGTGGTCCGGAGCACCCGGGTGCGGTAGCCGTGGTGGCCTCCACCGAGGTGTGGGGCAGCGTCGCACGTGCCGTCGCCGGCGGCCACATCGTGGTCAAATCCATCCTGAGCGGCGCGGACGTCGATCCACACTCGTATCAGGCGACTCCCGCCGACGCGGCGGCACTGACCGATGCCGACCTGGTGATCTACAACGGCGGCGGCTATGACCCCTGGGTAGACCGGGTGCTGGCCGGCCACCCCGGTATCCACGCGATCGACGCGTACTCGTTTCTCCCGCCGGCGCGCGAGGCGCCCGACGAGCACGTGTTCTACAACCTCGCCGTCGCCAAGGCGGTGGCCATCACCATCGCCGAGCGGCTGGCGATCATCGACCCGCTCAAGTCGGCGGATTACCGCGCCAATGCGGCCCAGTTCGGCCGCGGCGCCGACGCGATCGCCAGCTCCGAGCGCGCGATCGCGACCAGGTACCCGGCCACCGGCGTCATCGCGACCGAGCCTGTCGTGCATTACCTGCTGACGGCGGCGGGCCTGACCGACCGCACTCCGGTCGGGTTCGCGATGGCCGACGAGGACGGCGCCGATCCCGCGCCGACCGACATGGCTTCCGCACTGGATCTGATCAACCGCCGGCAGGTGGCGGCACTATTGGTCAATCCGCAGACCGCGACCGCCGCCACCGCAGACCTGCAAGCCGCCGCCCGGCAATCCGGCGTACCGGTGACCGAAGTGTCCGAGAGCCTGCCCAGCGGCTCGGACTACCTGAGCTGGCAGCGCACCACCGTCGCCCAGCTGACCGCCGCCCTGCAGTCGGCCGCCGGCCGCTAA
- a CDS encoding LamB/YcsF family protein has protein sequence MARIDLNADLGEGFGVWQLGDDDAMLSIVSSANVACGFHAGDPAGLLRVCRSAARRGVRIGAQVSYQDLVGFGRRFIDVAPEDLLADVVFQIGALQAIAQAAGSAVSYVKPHGALYNSIVSHRDQAAAVAEAVATVDASLPVLGMSGSAFFEEADRRGLRTVAEAFADRAYQPDGRLVPRREPGAVLDDPALIARRVVNMVTTGEVTATDGTALALDAESICVHGDSPGAVQIAAAVHEYLRTAGVEIGAFC, from the coding sequence GTGGCCCGCATCGACCTCAACGCCGACCTGGGCGAAGGATTCGGGGTCTGGCAACTCGGTGACGACGACGCCATGCTCAGTATCGTCAGCAGCGCCAACGTGGCGTGCGGCTTTCACGCCGGCGATCCGGCGGGTCTGTTGCGCGTGTGCAGATCTGCGGCACGACGCGGCGTGCGGATCGGCGCACAGGTGAGCTATCAGGATCTGGTCGGCTTCGGCCGACGCTTCATCGACGTCGCCCCGGAGGATCTGCTGGCCGATGTCGTCTTCCAGATCGGCGCCCTGCAGGCCATCGCACAGGCCGCAGGATCGGCGGTATCCTACGTGAAACCACATGGAGCACTTTATAATTCGATTGTCTCCCATCGTGATCAGGCTGCCGCTGTCGCCGAGGCGGTGGCGACGGTGGACGCTTCGTTGCCCGTGCTGGGCATGTCGGGTTCGGCGTTCTTCGAGGAAGCCGACCGGCGCGGTCTGCGCACGGTGGCCGAGGCGTTCGCCGACCGCGCCTACCAGCCCGACGGGCGCCTGGTCCCCCGCCGGGAACCCGGTGCGGTGCTTGATGACCCGGCGCTGATTGCACGCCGAGTGGTGAATATGGTGACCACCGGGGAGGTAACCGCGACCGACGGTACGGCGCTGGCGCTCGACGCGGAATCCATTTGTGTACATGGCGATTCACCCGGTGCCGTACAGATCGCGGCGGCCGTGCACGAATACCTCCGCACCGCCGGAGTCGAGATCGGGGCATTCTGCTGA
- the kstR gene encoding cholesterol catabolism transcriptional regulator KstR, translating to MAVLAESELGSEAQRERRKRILDATMAIASKGGYEAVQMRAVADRADVAVGTLYRYFPSKVHLLVSALGREFSRIDAKTDRSTVAGGTPFQRLNFMVGKLNRAMQRNPLLTEAMTRAYVFADASAASEVDQVEKLIDSMFARAMSDGEPTEDQYHIARVISDVWLSNLLAWLTRRASATDVSKRLDLAVRLLIGDHENC from the coding sequence ATGGCCGTATTGGCTGAGTCCGAGCTCGGCTCGGAAGCACAACGCGAGCGCCGCAAGCGAATCCTGGACGCCACCATGGCCATCGCGTCGAAGGGCGGCTACGAAGCGGTGCAGATGCGCGCCGTCGCCGACCGCGCCGACGTGGCCGTCGGAACGCTCTACCGGTACTTCCCGTCGAAGGTGCACCTGCTGGTTTCGGCGCTGGGCCGCGAGTTCAGCCGCATCGACGCCAAAACCGACCGTTCCACGGTGGCCGGCGGCACGCCGTTCCAGCGGCTGAACTTCATGGTGGGCAAGCTCAACCGCGCGATGCAGCGCAACCCCCTGTTGACCGAGGCCATGACGCGCGCCTACGTGTTCGCCGACGCATCGGCGGCCAGCGAAGTCGACCAAGTCGAAAAGCTGATCGACAGCATGTTCGCCCGCGCGATGAGCGATGGCGAGCCGACCGAGGATCAGTACCACATCGCCCGGGTGATCTCCGATGTGTGGCTGTCCAACCTGCTGGCGTGGCTCACCCGCCGCGCCTCAGCCACCGACGTGAGCAAGCGGCTGGATCTGGCCGTGCGGCTGCTGATCGGCGATCACGAGAACTGCTAG
- a CDS encoding LacI family DNA-binding transcriptional regulator, whose protein sequence is MSPTPRRRATLASLAAELKVSRTTISNAFNRPDQLSPELRDRVFATAKRLGYAGPDPVARSLRTRKAGAVGLVMTEPLTYSFSDPAARDFVAGVAQSCEELGQGLLLVAVGPNRSIEDGTSAVLGAGVDGFVVYSVGDDDPYLQVVLQRRLPVVVVDQPVDLPGVSRVGIDDRSAMREIAEYVLGLGHREIGLLTMRLGRDRRQGLVDAERLKSPTFDVQRERIIGVWEAMTAAGLDPDSLTVVESYEHLPTSGGDAAKVALDANPRITALMCTADILALSAMDYLRAHGIYVPGQLTVTGFDGVEDSLSRGLTTVAQPSLQKGRRAGELVLRPPRSGLPAVELMATELIRGRTSGPPG, encoded by the coding sequence GTGAGTCCCACACCGCGCAGGCGGGCGACTCTGGCGTCGTTGGCAGCCGAGCTCAAAGTGTCGCGCACCACGATCTCGAACGCCTTCAACCGACCGGATCAGCTCTCGCCAGAACTCCGTGACCGGGTCTTCGCCACGGCCAAGCGGCTGGGCTATGCGGGGCCCGACCCGGTGGCGCGCTCGCTGCGCACCCGCAAGGCCGGCGCGGTCGGTCTGGTGATGACCGAGCCGCTGACCTATTCCTTCAGCGACCCGGCGGCCCGCGATTTCGTTGCCGGAGTGGCGCAGTCATGCGAAGAACTCGGGCAGGGGCTGCTGCTGGTGGCGGTGGGCCCGAACCGCAGCATCGAGGACGGCACCTCCGCCGTGCTGGGTGCCGGGGTGGACGGCTTCGTGGTCTATTCCGTCGGTGACGACGACCCCTATCTGCAAGTGGTCCTGCAGCGGCGGCTGCCGGTCGTGGTGGTCGATCAACCCGTGGACCTGCCGGGGGTGTCCCGGGTGGGCATCGATGACCGGTCGGCGATGCGTGAGATCGCCGAGTACGTGCTGGGTCTGGGGCATCGGGAGATCGGGCTGCTGACCATGCGGCTGGGCCGGGACCGCAGGCAGGGCCTAGTCGACGCCGAGCGGCTGAAGTCTCCGACCTTCGACGTACAGCGGGAACGGATCATCGGTGTCTGGGAGGCGATGACGGCCGCCGGCTTGGACCCCGACTCGCTGACCGTGGTGGAAAGCTACGAGCACCTGCCGACCTCCGGCGGCGATGCCGCCAAGGTGGCCCTGGACGCCAATCCCCGAATCACCGCGCTGATGTGCACCGCCGACATCCTGGCGCTGTCAGCGATGGATTACCTGCGTGCGCATGGCATTTACGTTCCCGGTCAGTTGACGGTCACCGGTTTCGACGGGGTCGAGGACTCGCTGAGCCGCGGCCTGACGACGGTGGCCCAGCCCAGCCTGCAGAAGGGTCGTCGCGCGGGCGAACTGGTGCTCAGGCCGCCGCGGTCTGGATTGCCCGCGGTTGAACTGATGGCCACCGAGCTCATCCGGGGGCGTACCTCGGGACCCCCCGGCTAG
- a CDS encoding sensor domain-containing protein, translating into MRLQITVLVAACTLVAGCTDVVDGNAVAGDKAGLANQTPIPVSALDDLMLDPGRINSALGATSMKVWFKAKGMWDWSKNINDKNCLAVDGAAQDKVYEGTGWTSMRGQRLDDSIDDSKKRKHYAIQAVVAFPNAQDASNFYNSSVQSWKSCSNRRFDDGSPNQPVTIWSVGEVTSSNGMLTSSQVQEAGNGWSCQRALTVRNNLAIDIVTCAYKETGPSATDIANQIATKVAKL; encoded by the coding sequence GTGCGCCTGCAGATTACCGTGCTGGTCGCTGCGTGCACGTTGGTGGCCGGCTGCACCGACGTCGTCGACGGAAACGCTGTCGCCGGCGACAAGGCCGGCCTGGCGAACCAGACACCGATACCGGTCAGTGCGTTGGACGACCTCATGCTGGATCCCGGGCGCATCAACAGTGCCTTGGGCGCCACGTCGATGAAGGTCTGGTTCAAGGCCAAGGGCATGTGGGACTGGAGCAAGAACATCAACGACAAAAACTGCCTGGCCGTGGACGGCGCCGCCCAAGACAAGGTCTACGAGGGCACCGGGTGGACGTCGATGCGCGGCCAGCGCCTCGATGACAGCATCGACGACTCCAAGAAGCGCAAGCACTACGCGATCCAGGCGGTGGTCGCCTTCCCGAACGCCCAGGACGCCAGCAACTTCTACAACTCCTCGGTCCAGAGCTGGAAGTCCTGCTCCAACCGTCGGTTCGACGACGGCAGCCCCAACCAGCCCGTCACCATCTGGTCGGTGGGCGAGGTGACGAGCAGCAACGGCATGCTGACCAGCTCGCAGGTCCAGGAGGCCGGGAACGGCTGGTCCTGCCAGCGCGCCTTGACCGTGCGCAATAACCTCGCCATCGACATCGTCACGTGCGCCTACAAGGAAACCGGCCCGTCGGCGACCGACATCGCCAACCAGATCGCCACCAAGGTCGCCAAGCTGTAG
- a CDS encoding PE family protein, whose amino-acid sequence MSFLTAVPAELNATAVQLSGMGAAIRQAGLGAAGSTAQILPAAEDEVSAAIAALFGSYARDYQGLSLQVARYHDQFVQALGRGGAAYAATEAASAGPLQGLLDVINAPTNALLGRPLIGNGADGAAGTGQAGGAGGLLFGDGGRGGSGAAGKAGGAGGSAGLFGNGGAGGAGGAAAVAGGAGGSGGAGGAGGFLGGSGGAGGIGGAGGAGAAGLAGGVGGAGGAGGVSRTLIGWAGGAGGAGGVGGAGGVGAAGAVGGTGAVGGAGGAGGAGGAAVGPLGVGGLFGGGGAGGHGGVGGIGGQGGIGTDHSATIGQVGGLGGNGGTGGAGGASGAGGAGGFFGTAGQAGIAGDGGQGGAGGQGGAGGSGAAAPAPGATGDSGARGGAGGTGGAGGAAGAGAGGRQGAGGVGGSGGVGGTGGQGGIGADGTDPAQAAQGGGDGGTGGTGGDAGTGGVGFGGTAASGQAGDGGAGGVGGTGGRGADFTAAVAAGQQGGQGGQGGAGGTGGAGGAAGNGGGGNQGAGGVGGSGGAGGNGGAGGNGADSSSVTQSGDAGGTGGTGGTGGDAGAGGSGFGGTAAGGKGGTGGIGGGGGTGGKGFGSAVFGVSTTQGGIGGTGGTGGLGGNTPFGGQNGTGGQGGTGGTGGSGGEYDVPSIAIGNGGGGGGGGAGGAGGQAGTGTGPLGTGGSGGMGGTGGTGGNATSAKLTGFGGVGGGGGVGAFGTTAPGAGGAGGGGGAGGHVTATGGAAGGGGGGGGAAVALGGQGGSGGAGGDVGTEIPARTGGSGGAGTFFVPGSAGGGGGGGGAAVDILGVFADGGNGFAGNNGSGGGAGAVGGNSGGSGGSSPGQGGQGGIGYNSIGNGGTGGST is encoded by the coding sequence ATGTCCTTTCTCACCGCCGTCCCAGCGGAATTGAATGCGACCGCCGTCCAGTTGTCGGGTATGGGTGCGGCAATCAGGCAGGCCGGTTTAGGCGCGGCAGGGTCAACGGCGCAGATTCTGCCGGCGGCTGAGGATGAGGTGTCGGCGGCGATCGCGGCGCTGTTCGGGTCCTACGCCCGGGACTACCAGGGTCTGAGTTTGCAGGTGGCGCGGTATCACGACCAGTTCGTGCAGGCGTTGGGTCGCGGCGGCGCGGCGTATGCGGCCACTGAAGCGGCTAGTGCCGGGCCGCTGCAAGGTCTCCTGGATGTCATCAACGCGCCCACTAATGCGCTGCTGGGGCGACCGCTGATCGGCAATGGCGCTGATGGGGCGGCCGGAACCGGCCAGGCCGGCGGCGCTGGGGGTCTCTTATTCGGTGATGGTGGCAGGGGAGGTTCGGGAGCGGCGGGCAAGGCGGGTGGCGCGGGCGGCTCGGCGGGGTTGTTCGGTAATGGCGGCGCCGGCGGTGCCGGAGGCGCGGCCGCCGTCGCTGGTGGCGCCGGGGGTTCCGGCGGGGCAGGTGGGGCCGGTGGATTCTTGGGTGGTAGCGGCGGTGCAGGCGGGATCGGCGGCGCCGGCGGGGCCGGGGCGGCCGGGCTGGCCGGCGGGGTCGGTGGGGCCGGCGGAGCCGGTGGGGTCAGCCGAACCTTGATCGGCTGGGCCGGCGGGGCCGGCGGGGCCGGTGGCGTCGGCGGCGCGGGCGGTGTGGGTGCGGCCGGCGCCGTCGGGGGTACGGGGGCCGTGGGCGGTGCCGGCGGGGCCGGCGGTGCCGGCGGGGCGGCGGTCGGTCCTTTGGGCGTGGGCGGCTTGTTCGGCGGCGGCGGTGCCGGCGGTCACGGCGGGGTTGGCGGTATCGGCGGCCAGGGAGGTATCGGCACCGACCACAGCGCCACGATCGGCCAGGTCGGCGGGCTGGGTGGCAACGGCGGCACCGGTGGTGCGGGCGGAGCGTCCGGCGCCGGTGGTGCGGGCGGATTCTTTGGTACCGCTGGGCAGGCGGGTATCGCTGGCGACGGCGGCCAGGGTGGTGCGGGTGGACAAGGCGGAGCCGGTGGTTCCGGCGCGGCGGCACCTGCGCCGGGAGCGACCGGCGATTCCGGTGCGCGCGGCGGGGCCGGCGGTACCGGTGGTGCCGGTGGCGCCGCAGGTGCGGGTGCTGGTGGTCGCCAGGGTGCCGGTGGTGTGGGCGGTAGTGGCGGGGTAGGCGGTACCGGCGGTCAGGGTGGCATCGGGGCCGACGGGACCGACCCGGCGCAGGCTGCCCAGGGTGGCGGTGATGGCGGGACCGGCGGGACCGGCGGGGACGCGGGGACTGGTGGTGTCGGGTTCGGTGGCACGGCGGCCTCGGGCCAGGCCGGTGACGGTGGTGCCGGCGGCGTTGGCGGCACCGGTGGGCGCGGTGCGGACTTCACCGCGGCGGTCGCGGCCGGTCAGCAGGGTGGTCAGGGCGGCCAGGGTGGGGCTGGTGGCACCGGCGGTGCCGGTGGTGCCGCGGGTAACGGTGGGGGCGGCAATCAGGGTGCTGGTGGGGTGGGCGGTAGCGGCGGGGCCGGCGGCAACGGCGGTGCCGGCGGCAACGGCGCCGATAGCTCGTCCGTAACCCAGTCCGGCGATGCCGGGGGGACCGGCGGGACCGGCGGGACCGGCGGGGACGCCGGGGCGGGTGGCAGCGGCTTCGGCGGCACAGCCGCAGGCGGCAAAGGCGGCACCGGCGGTATCGGCGGTGGCGGTGGGACCGGTGGTAAGGGCTTCGGCAGCGCAGTGTTTGGTGTCTCCACCACACAGGGCGGCATCGGCGGCACCGGTGGCACCGGCGGCCTCGGTGGAAACACGCCCTTCGGCGGACAGAACGGCACGGGCGGTCAGGGCGGCACCGGCGGCACCGGCGGCTCAGGCGGCGAATACGATGTGCCGTCCATCGCGATTGGAAACGGGGGTGGTGGTGGCGGCGGCGGCGCCGGCGGCGCCGGCGGTCAAGCGGGCACCGGCACCGGCCCCCTCGGAACGGGTGGCAGCGGCGGCATGGGTGGCACCGGCGGTACCGGCGGGAATGCCACCAGCGCAAAGCTCACCGGATTTGGTGGTGTGGGAGGCGGCGGAGGCGTCGGTGCATTCGGCACAACGGCGCCGGGCGCCGGCGGCGCTGGCGGCGGCGGCGGCGCCGGCGGCCATGTGACCGCGACCGGCGGGGCTGCCGGCGGTGGCGGTGGTGGTGGCGGCGCTGCGGTCGCCCTCGGCGGGCAGGGCGGCAGCGGCGGCGCCGGTGGCGACGTCGGCACCGAGATACCCGCTCGAACAGGCGGGTCCGGCGGTGCGGGCACCTTCTTCGTGCCCGGTTCTGCCGGCGGCGGTGGAGGCGGCGGGGGCGCCGCCGTCGATATCCTCGGCGTCTTCGCCGACGGCGGCAACGGTTTCGCAGGTAACAACGGTAGCGGTGGCGGCGCCGGTGCTGTCGGAGGAAACAGCGGTGGGTCCGGGGGCTCCAGCCCAGGACAAGGTGGTCAAGGAGGGATCGGGTACAACAGCATCGGCAACGGTGGCACTGGCGGCTCCACCTAA
- a CDS encoding metal ABC transporter permease — MNERLTEMLDHLFAFDLTLHLLRHDFVQHALAAAALLGLVAGLIGPFIVMRQMSFAVHGSAELSLTGAAFALLAGFEVGIGALVGSALAAALFGILGQRARERDSVIGVVLAFGMGLAVLFIHLYPGRTGTSFALLTGQIVGVGYSGLVMLAVVCALVVGVLGTCYRPLLFATVDPDVAAARGVPVRVLGIVFAAMVGVVAAQAVQIVGALLVMSLLITPAAAAARVINSPGAAIAASVLFAEIAAVGGIVLSLAPGVPVSVFVAAISFVIYLFCWLLGRQR, encoded by the coding sequence ATGAACGAGCGGCTCACCGAAATGCTGGACCACCTGTTCGCCTTCGACCTGACCCTTCATCTGCTCAGGCACGACTTCGTACAGCATGCGCTGGCCGCGGCGGCCCTGCTGGGGTTGGTGGCCGGGCTGATCGGACCGTTCATCGTGATGCGGCAGATGTCCTTCGCGGTGCACGGCTCGGCCGAACTGTCTTTGACCGGAGCCGCTTTCGCGCTGCTGGCGGGGTTCGAGGTGGGGATCGGCGCGCTGGTCGGCAGTGCCCTGGCGGCCGCGCTGTTCGGGATCCTGGGTCAGCGCGCCCGCGAGCGGGATTCGGTGATCGGGGTGGTGCTGGCCTTCGGGATGGGCCTGGCGGTGCTGTTCATCCACCTCTATCCGGGCCGTACCGGGACCAGCTTCGCGCTGCTCACCGGCCAGATCGTCGGCGTCGGCTACTCCGGTCTGGTCATGCTGGCCGTGGTGTGTGCGCTGGTCGTGGGCGTGTTGGGTACCTGCTATCGCCCCCTGCTCTTCGCCACGGTCGATCCGGACGTCGCGGCCGCCCGTGGCGTGCCGGTGCGGGTATTGGGCATCGTGTTCGCCGCGATGGTAGGTGTGGTGGCCGCGCAGGCGGTCCAGATCGTCGGCGCGCTCTTGGTGATGTCGTTGCTGATCACTCCCGCCGCGGCGGCCGCTCGGGTGATCAATTCGCCGGGGGCCGCCATCGCCGCCTCGGTGCTGTTCGCCGAGATCGCGGCGGTCGGGGGAATCGTGTTGTCGTTGGCCCCCGGCGTCCCCGTATCGGTCTTCGTAGCCGCCATCTCCTTCGTCATCTACCTGTTCTGCTGGTTACTCGGGCGACAGCGCTGA
- a CDS encoding acyl-CoA dehydrogenase, translating into MVATVTDEQFAARELVRDWARTAASGQTASAAVRAVEQGDPDAWRPVYAGLADLGIFGVAVSEDDGGAGGSIGDLCAMVEEAAKALVPGPVATTALATLVVTDPDLRGALMSGDRVAGLGLEGDVSMDGTTVSGAVPWALGACAGGVLLVPVDGNWLLIDLDADGVALEPLEAADFSRPLARVELTAVAGTVIETPGVGDLAATVLAAEAAGITRYALETAVAYAKVREQFGKPIGSFQAIKHICAEMLCRAEQAEVAASDAAGAASESDSQQFAIAAAAAASIGIASAKANVKDCIQVLGGIGCTWEHDAHLYLRRAHSNSRFLGGLEHWLRTVAALTQDGVRRKLSIDLTEVEGQRAEIAAAVAEVASLPAEKRQVALAEAGLQAPHWPPPYGRGAGPAEQLLIDEEMAAAGVERPDLVIGWWAAPTILEYGTPEQIERFVPATLRGDFLWCQLFSEPGAGSDLASLRTKAVRGDGGWQLTGQKVWTSAAHKAAWGVCLARTDPDVPKHKGITYFLVDMKSPGIEIRPLREITGDSLFNEVFLDNVFVPDEMVVGTVNDGWRLARTTLANERIAMATGTALGNPMEELLLVLAGMELDAAQQDRLAKLILLAQAGALLDQRIAQLAVGGKDPGAQSSVRKLIGVRYRQGLAEFVMDVSDGGGLVRNRAVFDFLNTRCLTIAGGTEQILLTVAAERLLGLPR; encoded by the coding sequence GTGGTAGCGACCGTCACCGACGAACAGTTCGCGGCCCGCGAGCTGGTGCGCGACTGGGCCCGCACCGCGGCGTCGGGGCAGACCGCGAGCGCGGCGGTCCGCGCCGTCGAACAAGGGGATCCCGACGCCTGGCGGCCGGTGTACGCCGGCCTGGCCGACCTGGGGATCTTCGGCGTCGCAGTGTCCGAGGACGACGGTGGCGCCGGAGGCAGCATCGGCGATCTGTGCGCCATGGTCGAAGAGGCGGCCAAGGCGCTGGTGCCGGGTCCGGTCGCCACGACGGCGCTGGCGACCCTGGTCGTCACCGATCCCGACCTGCGGGGCGCGCTGATGTCCGGTGACCGCGTTGCCGGGCTGGGGCTCGAAGGTGACGTGAGTATGGACGGAACGACGGTCTCGGGGGCTGTGCCGTGGGCACTCGGCGCTTGCGCCGGTGGCGTCCTGCTGGTGCCTGTCGACGGCAATTGGTTGCTCATCGATCTCGACGCTGACGGCGTCGCGCTGGAACCGTTGGAGGCCGCCGACTTCTCCCGTCCGCTGGCCCGGGTCGAGTTGACCGCGGTGGCGGGGACGGTGATCGAAACTCCCGGTGTAGGAGACCTGGCGGCGACCGTGCTGGCCGCTGAGGCCGCCGGCATCACCCGCTATGCGCTAGAAACCGCTGTCGCCTACGCCAAGGTGCGCGAGCAGTTCGGCAAACCCATCGGCAGCTTCCAGGCCATCAAGCACATCTGCGCCGAGATGCTGTGCCGTGCCGAGCAGGCTGAGGTGGCCGCGAGTGATGCAGCCGGGGCGGCGTCCGAATCCGATTCCCAGCAATTCGCCATCGCGGCGGCCGCGGCCGCCAGCATCGGCATCGCTTCGGCGAAGGCCAACGTCAAGGACTGCATTCAGGTGCTCGGCGGAATCGGCTGCACCTGGGAGCACGACGCGCATCTCTATCTGCGCCGGGCCCATAGCAACAGCCGCTTCTTGGGCGGTCTCGAGCACTGGCTGCGCACGGTCGCCGCGCTGACCCAGGACGGGGTGCGGCGCAAACTGTCGATCGACCTGACCGAGGTCGAGGGGCAGCGTGCCGAGATCGCCGCAGCGGTTGCGGAAGTGGCTTCTTTGCCGGCCGAGAAGCGACAGGTGGCCCTGGCCGAGGCGGGGCTGCAAGCACCGCACTGGCCGCCGCCTTACGGGCGCGGTGCGGGGCCGGCCGAGCAGCTACTGATCGACGAGGAGATGGCCGCCGCCGGCGTGGAGCGCCCGGACCTGGTGATTGGCTGGTGGGCGGCGCCGACCATTCTCGAATACGGCACGCCCGAGCAGATCGAGCGTTTCGTGCCCGCCACTCTGCGCGGCGACTTCCTATGGTGTCAGCTGTTTTCCGAGCCGGGCGCCGGTTCGGACCTGGCGTCTTTGCGTACCAAGGCCGTCCGCGGCGATGGTGGCTGGCAGCTCACCGGGCAGAAGGTGTGGACGTCGGCCGCGCACAAAGCCGCGTGGGGGGTGTGCCTGGCCAGGACGGACCCCGATGTCCCCAAACACAAAGGCATCACGTACTTCCTGGTCGACATGAAGTCGCCAGGGATCGAGATTCGGCCGCTGCGCGAGATCACCGGTGACTCGCTGTTCAACGAGGTCTTCCTGGACAACGTGTTCGTCCCAGACGAAATGGTGGTCGGTACGGTCAACGACGGTTGGCGGCTGGCTCGCACCACGCTGGCCAATGAGCGGATCGCGATGGCCACCGGAACCGCGCTGGGCAACCCAATGGAAGAGCTGCTGCTGGTACTGGCCGGGATGGAACTTGATGCGGCACAACAGGATCGGCTGGCCAAGCTGATTCTGCTGGCGCAGGCCGGGGCATTGCTGGATCAGCGCATCGCTCAGTTGGCCGTCGGCGGCAAGGACCCCGGCGCGCAGTCCAGCGTGCGGAAGCTGATCGGCGTGCGCTACCGGCAGGGGCTGGCCGAGTTCGTCATGGACGTGTCCGACGGCGGCGGCCTGGTGCGCAACCGCGCCGTGTTCGACTTCTTGAACACGCGGTGTTTGACGATTGCCGGAGGGACCGAGCAGATCCTGCTCACGGTGGCGGCCGAGCGGTTGCTGGGCTTGCCGCGGTAG
- a CDS encoding metal ABC transporter ATP-binding protein, translated as MKPQVVALTSARLAFGNRVLWDHLDLSVAAGEFIAVLGPNGTGKTSLLKVLLGQLPLSAGTATVNGPVGYVPQHHPIDREVMLRGRDLVALGVDGHRWGAWGLRRAPRQRRDDAVRAALQQVNGERLADVRVGLMSGGELQRVRIAQALVSDPALMLYDEPLLTLDPANAKRVAELIHRRRNAAGTAVIVVTHELNPILPYVDRVLYLVDGRFRSGEVDQVMTAQTLSELYRADIEVVKVKGRYFVVGAPDGQV; from the coding sequence GTGAAACCTCAAGTTGTCGCGCTGACCAGCGCCCGGCTGGCCTTCGGTAACCGCGTGCTCTGGGACCACCTCGACCTGTCGGTGGCGGCCGGCGAATTCATCGCGGTGCTGGGACCCAACGGGACCGGCAAGACGTCACTACTCAAGGTGTTGCTAGGTCAGCTTCCGCTGAGCGCCGGGACGGCGACGGTGAACGGCCCGGTCGGGTATGTGCCGCAACATCATCCGATCGACCGGGAAGTGATGCTGCGCGGACGCGATCTGGTCGCGCTCGGCGTCGACGGGCACCGCTGGGGTGCCTGGGGGCTGCGTCGGGCACCGCGGCAACGCCGCGACGATGCCGTGCGAGCGGCCCTGCAGCAAGTCAACGGCGAACGCTTGGCCGACGTCAGGGTAGGACTGATGTCCGGCGGCGAGCTGCAGCGGGTGCGCATCGCGCAAGCGCTGGTCAGCGACCCGGCGCTGATGCTGTACGACGAACCACTGTTGACCCTGGACCCGGCCAACGCCAAACGGGTCGCCGAACTCATCCACCGGCGCCGCAATGCTGCCGGTACCGCCGTCATCGTGGTGACTCACGAGCTCAATCCGATCCTGCCGTACGTCGATCGGGTGTTGTACCTGGTCGACGGTCGATTCCGCAGCGGCGAGGTCGACCAGGTGATGACGGCGCAGACGCTGTCCGAGCTCTACCGGGCCGACATCGAAGTGGTCAAGGTGAAAGGCCGCTACTTCGTGGTCGGGGCCCCGGACGGGCAGGTGTGA